Proteins encoded by one window of Cloeon dipterum chromosome 4, ieCloDipt1.1, whole genome shotgun sequence:
- the LOC135942259 gene encoding legumain-like — translation MRMWRLSTALVSVLVLVAGPASSSHLPHNGKTWALLVAGSSGYENYRHQADVCHAYQILRGNGIPDEQIIVMMYDDIANSNENPIKGEIINEPGGSNVYVNISKDYIGDAVNASTFLAVLRGDKEAVTGVGSGRVLESGPHDHIFVNFVDHGAPGLLAMPTDVVYASNLLSTLQDMSAKSKFAKMVLYVEACESGSMFDGILPDDTNIFVVTAADPAESSYACYFDDFRRAYLADVFSAMWMQDAEQEDLSRATLHHQFETVRTRTNTSHVEEYGDLNVGATFVKDFIGALPVNSFRSAIRHPLRDVVSSRDVPIEVLKRSIRAEKDAAKKHVLRQKLHRMNKHRKMMSTQFRAIIESVIKSKDKLNTVFNTRKQLRNLKCYEKLVQAYHRYCYNIAQNSHALGHLYKLVNVCEMGLEAELFVHSIKSVCERNSSAGFLTDHVI, via the exons ATGAGGATGTGGCGACTGTCGACCGCGTTGGTGTCGGTGCTGGTGCTCGTCGCCGGCCCGGCTTCGTCATCTCATCTGCCGCACAACGGCAAAACTTGGGCCCTGCTCGTCGCCGGCTCCAGCGGCTACGAAAACTACAGGCACCag GCCGACGTTTGCCACGCGTATCAAATCTTGCGCGGAAATGGCATCCCGGACGAGCAGATAATTGTAATGATGTACGACGACATTGCCAACAGCAacga aaATCCAATCAAAGGAGAAATCATCAACGAACCTGGCGGCTCCAACGTCTACGTGAACATTTCCAAGGACTACATTGGAgac gcgGTGAACGCGTCCACCTTTTTGGCAGTTCTTCGCGGAGACAAGGAAGCGGTCACGGGAGTCGGATCCGGACGCGTCCTGGAATC tggGCCGCATGACCACATTTTCGTCAATTTCGTGGACCACGGGGCTCCAGGTCTGCTGGCCATGCCTACGGACGTGGTTTACGCCTCCAACCTGCTCAGCACCCTACAGGACATGTCTGCCAAGAGCAAATTCGCCAAG ATGGTGCTGTACGTGGAAGCGTGCGAGTCTGGCTCCATGTTTGACGGTATCCTTCCTGACGACACAAAca TTTTCGTGGTGACCGCTGCAGACCCTGCGGAGTCGTCCTATGCGTGCTACTTTGACGATTTCCGCCGAGCCTACCTGGCCGACGTCTTCAGCGCCATGTGGATGCAGGATGCTGAACAG GAGGACCTGAGCCGGGCAACCTTGCACCACCAGTTCGAGACTGTGCGCACACGCACCAATACGAGTCACGTGGAGGAGTACGGCGACCTGAACGTCGGTGCCACCTTCGTGAAGGACTTTATCGGCGCCCTTCCGGTCAACTCCTTCCGCTCGGCCATCAGACACCCTCTCAGg GATGTGGTTTCATCTCGGGACGTGCCCATTGAGGTGCTCAAACGGAGCATCAGGGCGGAAAAAGACGCGGCAAAGAAGCACGTCCTGCGCCAGAAGCTGCACAGGATGAACAAA caccGGAAAATGATGTCGACGCAGTTCAGGGCGATCATAGAGTCGGTGATCAAGTCCAAAGACAAACTGAACACCGTTTTCAACACGCGTAAGCAGCTGAGGAACCTCAAGTGCTACGAGAAACTGGTGCAGGCCTACCACCGTTACTGCTACAACATCGCTCAG AATTCTCACGCCTTGGGCCACCTGTACAAGTTGGTCAACGTGTGCGAGATGGGCCTGGAAGCCGAGCTTTTCGTCCACTCGATCAAATCCGTCTGCGAGCGCAACTCCAGCGCCGGATTTCTAACCGACCACgtcatttaa
- the LOC135942932 gene encoding trypsin eta-like, producing MERRKTESRYFEIIATTLVCVLFFYPAASGMSINVGEESTTEEIQETKITVEEQFVTEMALEVLELEDIYETTVTEEETDPPTSLPETTVEEQFSTQEVITDVPTETLQTELEEISELTTVEHLSTEYSTQSTEEPIKGLMKLELSDDLESDKIINGDLAEEGSYTSVVSLQHVNNSQPFCGGTILNRDFVLTAAHCIFAKDGENLIDFKVVSSNIDLKREIRTYYPVTVIVHALYNKSIFLGYDIALVKVEPSFVLGDGESAVVLPKQNEETEVGTKATVVGWGRTDQRFTSDRVLRVLDESVIENSECEERLNFHPPIHAFHLCAQPRPNTGFCKGDSGGPVFVGRKQVGVVSWYKGNCSHEEPLPNVFTRVAHFADWILEKIDEEENQFE from the exons ATGGAACGGCGCAAAACTGAAAGCAGATATTTCGAAATAATTGCAACTACCCTCGtctgcgttttatttttctacccGGCAGCATCAG GGATGTCGATTAATGTTGGAGAAGAATCCACAACGGAGGAGATTCAAGAGACGAAAATTACGGTTGAGGAACAATTTGTGACAg aaatgGCGTTAGAAGTTTTGGAGCTTGAAGACATTTACGAAACAACCGTGACAGAAGAAGAGACTGATCCTCCAACCTCTCTACCAGAAACAACAG ttgaagaacaattttcgACACAAGAAGTAATAACGGACGTTCCTACTGAAACACTACAAACAGAGTTAGAGGAAATCTCGGAACTGACGACAGTCGAGCATTTAAGCACAGAATATTCGACACAGTCCACGGAAGAACCAATAAAAGGACTTATGAAGCTCGAACTGAGCGACGATCTCGAAAGTGACAAGATAATCAATGGAGACCTGGCGGAGGAGGGATCCTACACCTCCGTc GTCTCATTACAGCACGTGAATAATTCGCAACCCTTCTGCGGCGGCACCATTCTCAACCGCGACTTTGTGCTCACCGCCGCCCACTGCATTTTCGCCAAAGa tggagaaaatttgatcgACTTCAAAGTGGTGTCGTCCAACATCGACCTGAAGCGCGAAATCAGGACCTATTATCCCGTCACTGTCATCGTGCACGCCCTCTACaacaaatcgatttttctcggATACGACATTGCACTCGTCAAA GTCGAGCCTTCATTCGTATTGGGAGACGGCGAGTCGGCCGTCGTCCTGCCGAAACAAAACGAAGAAACTGAAGTTGGAACAAAAGCAACTGTCGTTGGTTGGGGGCGCACTGACCAA cGATTCACGTCGGACCGCGTGTTGCGTGTGCTGGATGAGTCGGTGATAGAAAACAGCGAGTGCGAGGAGCGGCTCAACTTCCACCCGCCCATCCACGCATTCCACTTGTGCGCCCAGCCGCGGCCCAATACTGGCTTTTGCAAG ggtGACTCTGGCGGGCCAGTGTTTGTGGGGAGGAAACAAGTGGGCGTGGTGTCGTGGTACAAGGGCAACTGCTCGCACGAGGAGCCCCTGCCGAACGTGTTCACCCGCGTCGCCCACTTCGCTGATTGGATTTTAGAAAAGATCGATGaggaggaaaatcaatttgaataa